One window of the Rosa rugosa chromosome 3, drRosRugo1.1, whole genome shotgun sequence genome contains the following:
- the LOC133740998 gene encoding exocyst complex component EXO84B-like isoform X1, producing the protein MESSSTSSRFRFRDLPEMENSTQSDTASDASSVVSSDRDDDSDLQSMTARGIKHLCSELLELKAASNGDFHRHIFANYSSFIRVFEEVGRVERELLQLRNHVSTQKRLVNDLVDGIYSKVLSKESMDSVIEESEWDEPLLISELEAHANDVLETLDILLSENRIDEALAILELEDENFQRMQFEEDCPLDELRLFDSAISERKGLLTQQLTMLAENPRISAAELQKALVGLCRLGDSHLATNLLLKYYHSRIASGIHKLKASKSLLDRVYIRELSKFVFSKISQAARSFVMLYGETSPYAPEVVKWTRQETKVFAACFDEYVKSISEISGGLSTAVEAMQFAISFCCLLETQRLVLQPYLIKHIRPCMEDVLNIHLDHFTKVIGIFTATDTWVLGRYLVSGIINEWCSSMVVGQQPEYCLLTNSGRKFVTLLQAITVDVSPLLALEIEGSILSGLMNLFKKYIDILERAINCETTVTEKSSSRINLAESVQQQVSILANLSSLEQLFSNMVRSIFKGASDTNSELRKSHPGGYQQKEIDSCIFFIQEASLGLRSLFCEQFINKVMSLKTSYKLPEICIDGQGESCIFDGGMPSLTFQVLFLELRKLEKLSEDNVFEVDWLIELLGEIIEAVFVWISNNKEFRDINKENMTEDHPLAFKQQFILDVQFLVEITRYGGYFSSNPLFLMNLMKSAFVSAGLDPRRDVNDDAWAIDSAAETIQKLLEIEKEQEHVSEEEAEEQPNNEADSFQDDANSSEEDAVATDKPEVACNAESISLNTEECTDQPKNETGFFQADASSCLEGSAEPEEHKVASYDPEVSFNAESASMNTAHSFQEDDTSSLEDYVELEEGAVVSYDQEVDFNAETTSSLEAEPSESKYATDTSENDAASPSEDHMQLEEDETARYNPQVNAETVSLNTESCAPGLSANFPDVDGNSTYRSTTNVTDTSLESQDSGLESVSNKPVDVLEIIEEINVPTAVLPIHNTDQASEMKVPDEEGSHIQSEASELVMNNP; encoded by the exons ATGGAGTCGTCTTCCACTTCTTCTCGGTTTCGCTTCAGAGACCTCCCGGAAATGGAGAACTCCACGCAGTCCGACACGGCCTCCGACGCGTCCTCCGTCGTCTCCAGTGACCGCGATGACGACTCCGACCTTCAATCCATGACCGCAAGG GGTATTAAGCATCTCTGTTCGGAACTCCTGGAGCTGAAGGCTGCATCCAATGGAGATTTTCACAGGCACATCTTTGCTAATTATTCGTCTTTTATAAG agTCTTTGAAGAAGTAGGGCGCGTGGAAAGGGAGCTGCTGCAACTGAGAAACCATGTTTCGACCCAAAAGAGGCTTGTGAATGACCTTGTAGATGGCATATATTCAAAGGTTTTATCAAAGGAGAGTATGGACTCGGTTATTGAAGAATCAGAATGGGATGAACCTCTTCTGATCAGTGAGTTAGAGGCTCACGCAAATGATGTTTTAGAAACGTTGGACATTCTCTTGTCTGAGAACAGGATCGATGAAGCGCTGGCTATCTTAGAATTGGAGGATGAGAATTTCCAAAGGATGCAGTTTGAAGAGGATTGTCCGTTGGACGAGTTAAGACTATTTGACTCTGCAATTTCTGAGAGGAAGGGCTTGCTTACACAACAGTTGACAATGTTGGCTGAAAATCCAAGAATATCTGCAGCCGAACTTCAGAAAGCACTGGTGGGGCTTTGCAGACTAGGTGATAGTCATCTTGCAACTAATTTATTGCTCAAATATTACCATTCACGCATTGCTTCTGGTATACATAAATTGAAGGCTTCGAAATCGTTGTTGGATAGGGTATACATCAGGGAACTCTCAAAGTTCGTGTTTTCTAAGATTTCTCAAGCAGCAAGAAGTTTTGTGATGTTATATGGAGAAACTTCTCCTTATGCACCAGAAGTTGTTAAGTGGACTCGTCAAGAAACTAAAGTGTTTGCTGCTTGTTTTGATGAATATGTTAAGTCCATCTCAGAAATAAGTGGTGGATTGTCCACAGCAGTAGAAGCTATGCAGTTTGcaatttcattttgttgtttGCTGGAAACTCAGAGACTAGTGTTGCAGCCATATTTGATCAAGCATATTCGCCCTTGCATGGAAGATGTTCTAAATATACACCTGGACCATTTTACAAAAGTTATTGGCATCTTTACAGCGACTGATACATGGGTTTTGGGTAGATATCTTGTATCTGGAATTATTAATGAATGGTGCTCTTCCATGGTTGTTGGGCAACAACCAGAATATTGCTTGCTCACTAACAGCGGCCGGAAGTTTGTGACACTGCTGCAG GCTATCACTGTAGATGTCAGCCCATTACTTGCCCTTGAAATTGAAGGATCAATTCTTAGTGGACTTATGAACCTCTTTAAAAAGTATATAGACATCCTTGAAAGAGCCATCAACTGTGAAACAACTGTTACAGAAAAAtccagttcaagaatcaatTTGGCCGAGTCAGTGCAACAACAGGTTTCTATTCTAGCCAATCTATCATCACTTGAGCAACTTTTCTCCAACATGGTCAGGAGTATTTTCAAGGGTGCTAGTGACACCAATTCTGAATTAAGAAAAAGCCACCCTGGTGGTTATCAACAGAAGGAAATTGACAGTTGTATATTTTTCATTCAAGAAGCCTCTCTTGGGCTCAGATCTCTATTCTGTGAGCAATTCATAAATAAAGTAATGTCCCTCAAAACTAGCTACAAACTTCCAGAAATCTGCATTGACGGCCAGGGTGAGTCTTGCATATTTGATGGAGGAATGCCCTCCCTTACCTTTCAG GTACTGTTTCTAGAACTGAGGAAACTAGAAAAGCTTTCTGAGGACAATGTTTTTGAAGTTGATTGGTTAATAGAGCTATTAGGGGAGATTATAGAGGCTGTTTTTGTTTGGATTTCAAATAACAAAGAGTTCAGGGATATTAATAAGGAGAATATGACAGAAGATCATCCTCTCGCTTTCAAGCAG CAGTTTATTTTGGATGTGCAATTTCTAGTGGAAATCACAAGGTACGGAGGTTACTTCTCCAGCAACCCTTTGTTTCTCATGAATCTGATGAAATCAGCCTTTGTTTCAGCTGGACTAGATCCTAGAAG AGATGTCAACGATGATGCATGGGCTATAGATTCTGCTGCTGAAACGATCCAAAAGTTGCTGGAGATTGAGAAGGAACAAGAGCATGTgagtgaagaagaagcagaggaaCAACCCAATAATGAAGCTGACTCTTTTCAGGATGATGCTAATTCTTCAGAGGAAGATGCAGTAGCCACAGACAAGCCAGAAGTTGCCTGTAATGCTGAATCCATATCCTTGAACACAGAAGAATGTACTGACCAACCAAAGAATGAGACCGGCTTTTTTCAGGCAGATGCTAGTAGCTGTCTAGAGGGTTCTGCGGAACCAGAGGAGCATAAAGTAGCCTCATATGACCCAGAAGTTTCCTTTAATGCTGAATCAGCATCAATGAATACAGCTCACTCTTTTCAGGAAGATGATACAAGTTCTTTAGAGGATTATGTGGAACTAGAGGAGGGTGCAGTAGTCTCATATGATCAAGAAGTTGACTTCAATGCTGAAACAACGTCGTCGTTGGAAGCTGAACCAAGCGAATCAAAGTATGCTACTGACACTTCCGAGAATGATGCTGCAAGTCCTTCAGAGGATCATATGCAATTAGAGGAGGATGAGACAGCCAGATACAATCCACAAGTTAATGCAGAAACAGTATCACTGAATACAGAATCTTGTGCTCCGGGATTATCTGCCAATTTTCCAGATGTGGATGGAAATTCCACCTACAGAAGTACCACAAATGTGACAGATACCTCCTTAGAGTCTCAAGATTCTGGTTTGGAAAGTGTGTCTAACAAGCCAGTTGATGTGTTAGAGATCATTGAAGAAATAAATGTACCAACTGCAGTGTTGCCTATACATAACACGGATCAGGCCTCCGAGATGAAGGTCCCCGATGAGGAGGGGAGTCACATTCAATCTGAAGCCTCCGAGTTGGTGATGAACAATCCATGA
- the LOC133740998 gene encoding exocyst complex component EXO84B-like isoform X2 — MESSSTSSRFRFRDLPEMENSTQSDTASDASSVVSSDRDDDSDLQSMTARGIKHLCSELLELKAASNGDFHRHIFANYSSFIRVFEEVGRVERELLQLRNHVSTQKRLVNDLVDGIYSKVLSKESMDSVIEESEWDEPLLISELEAHANDVLETLDILLSENRIDEALAILELEDENFQRMQFEEDCPLDELRLFDSAISERKGLLTQQLTMLAENPRISAAELQKALVGLCRLGDSHLATNLLLKYYHSRIASGIHKLKASKSLLDRVYIRELSKFVFSKISQAARSFVMLYGETSPYAPEVVKWTRQETKVFAACFDEYVKSISEISGGLSTAVEAMQFAISFCCLLETQRLVLQPYLIKHIRPCMEDVLNIHLDHFTKVIGIFTATDTWVLGRYLVSGIINEWCSSMVVGQQPEYCLLTNSGRKFVTLLQAITVDVSPLLALEIEGSILSGLMNLFKKYIDILERAINCETTVTEKSSSRINLAESVQQQVSILANLSSLEQLFSNMVRSIFKGASDTNSELRKSHPGGYQQKEIDSCIFFIQEASLGLRSLFCEQFINKVMSLKTSYKLPEICIDGQGESCIFDGGMPSLTFQVLFLELRKLEKLSEDNVFEVDWLIELLGEIIEAVFVWISNNKEFRDINKENMTEDHPLAFKQFILDVQFLVEITRYGGYFSSNPLFLMNLMKSAFVSAGLDPRRDVNDDAWAIDSAAETIQKLLEIEKEQEHVSEEEAEEQPNNEADSFQDDANSSEEDAVATDKPEVACNAESISLNTEECTDQPKNETGFFQADASSCLEGSAEPEEHKVASYDPEVSFNAESASMNTAHSFQEDDTSSLEDYVELEEGAVVSYDQEVDFNAETTSSLEAEPSESKYATDTSENDAASPSEDHMQLEEDETARYNPQVNAETVSLNTESCAPGLSANFPDVDGNSTYRSTTNVTDTSLESQDSGLESVSNKPVDVLEIIEEINVPTAVLPIHNTDQASEMKVPDEEGSHIQSEASELVMNNP, encoded by the exons ATGGAGTCGTCTTCCACTTCTTCTCGGTTTCGCTTCAGAGACCTCCCGGAAATGGAGAACTCCACGCAGTCCGACACGGCCTCCGACGCGTCCTCCGTCGTCTCCAGTGACCGCGATGACGACTCCGACCTTCAATCCATGACCGCAAGG GGTATTAAGCATCTCTGTTCGGAACTCCTGGAGCTGAAGGCTGCATCCAATGGAGATTTTCACAGGCACATCTTTGCTAATTATTCGTCTTTTATAAG agTCTTTGAAGAAGTAGGGCGCGTGGAAAGGGAGCTGCTGCAACTGAGAAACCATGTTTCGACCCAAAAGAGGCTTGTGAATGACCTTGTAGATGGCATATATTCAAAGGTTTTATCAAAGGAGAGTATGGACTCGGTTATTGAAGAATCAGAATGGGATGAACCTCTTCTGATCAGTGAGTTAGAGGCTCACGCAAATGATGTTTTAGAAACGTTGGACATTCTCTTGTCTGAGAACAGGATCGATGAAGCGCTGGCTATCTTAGAATTGGAGGATGAGAATTTCCAAAGGATGCAGTTTGAAGAGGATTGTCCGTTGGACGAGTTAAGACTATTTGACTCTGCAATTTCTGAGAGGAAGGGCTTGCTTACACAACAGTTGACAATGTTGGCTGAAAATCCAAGAATATCTGCAGCCGAACTTCAGAAAGCACTGGTGGGGCTTTGCAGACTAGGTGATAGTCATCTTGCAACTAATTTATTGCTCAAATATTACCATTCACGCATTGCTTCTGGTATACATAAATTGAAGGCTTCGAAATCGTTGTTGGATAGGGTATACATCAGGGAACTCTCAAAGTTCGTGTTTTCTAAGATTTCTCAAGCAGCAAGAAGTTTTGTGATGTTATATGGAGAAACTTCTCCTTATGCACCAGAAGTTGTTAAGTGGACTCGTCAAGAAACTAAAGTGTTTGCTGCTTGTTTTGATGAATATGTTAAGTCCATCTCAGAAATAAGTGGTGGATTGTCCACAGCAGTAGAAGCTATGCAGTTTGcaatttcattttgttgtttGCTGGAAACTCAGAGACTAGTGTTGCAGCCATATTTGATCAAGCATATTCGCCCTTGCATGGAAGATGTTCTAAATATACACCTGGACCATTTTACAAAAGTTATTGGCATCTTTACAGCGACTGATACATGGGTTTTGGGTAGATATCTTGTATCTGGAATTATTAATGAATGGTGCTCTTCCATGGTTGTTGGGCAACAACCAGAATATTGCTTGCTCACTAACAGCGGCCGGAAGTTTGTGACACTGCTGCAG GCTATCACTGTAGATGTCAGCCCATTACTTGCCCTTGAAATTGAAGGATCAATTCTTAGTGGACTTATGAACCTCTTTAAAAAGTATATAGACATCCTTGAAAGAGCCATCAACTGTGAAACAACTGTTACAGAAAAAtccagttcaagaatcaatTTGGCCGAGTCAGTGCAACAACAGGTTTCTATTCTAGCCAATCTATCATCACTTGAGCAACTTTTCTCCAACATGGTCAGGAGTATTTTCAAGGGTGCTAGTGACACCAATTCTGAATTAAGAAAAAGCCACCCTGGTGGTTATCAACAGAAGGAAATTGACAGTTGTATATTTTTCATTCAAGAAGCCTCTCTTGGGCTCAGATCTCTATTCTGTGAGCAATTCATAAATAAAGTAATGTCCCTCAAAACTAGCTACAAACTTCCAGAAATCTGCATTGACGGCCAGGGTGAGTCTTGCATATTTGATGGAGGAATGCCCTCCCTTACCTTTCAG GTACTGTTTCTAGAACTGAGGAAACTAGAAAAGCTTTCTGAGGACAATGTTTTTGAAGTTGATTGGTTAATAGAGCTATTAGGGGAGATTATAGAGGCTGTTTTTGTTTGGATTTCAAATAACAAAGAGTTCAGGGATATTAATAAGGAGAATATGACAGAAGATCATCCTCTCGCTTTCAAGCAG TTTATTTTGGATGTGCAATTTCTAGTGGAAATCACAAGGTACGGAGGTTACTTCTCCAGCAACCCTTTGTTTCTCATGAATCTGATGAAATCAGCCTTTGTTTCAGCTGGACTAGATCCTAGAAG AGATGTCAACGATGATGCATGGGCTATAGATTCTGCTGCTGAAACGATCCAAAAGTTGCTGGAGATTGAGAAGGAACAAGAGCATGTgagtgaagaagaagcagaggaaCAACCCAATAATGAAGCTGACTCTTTTCAGGATGATGCTAATTCTTCAGAGGAAGATGCAGTAGCCACAGACAAGCCAGAAGTTGCCTGTAATGCTGAATCCATATCCTTGAACACAGAAGAATGTACTGACCAACCAAAGAATGAGACCGGCTTTTTTCAGGCAGATGCTAGTAGCTGTCTAGAGGGTTCTGCGGAACCAGAGGAGCATAAAGTAGCCTCATATGACCCAGAAGTTTCCTTTAATGCTGAATCAGCATCAATGAATACAGCTCACTCTTTTCAGGAAGATGATACAAGTTCTTTAGAGGATTATGTGGAACTAGAGGAGGGTGCAGTAGTCTCATATGATCAAGAAGTTGACTTCAATGCTGAAACAACGTCGTCGTTGGAAGCTGAACCAAGCGAATCAAAGTATGCTACTGACACTTCCGAGAATGATGCTGCAAGTCCTTCAGAGGATCATATGCAATTAGAGGAGGATGAGACAGCCAGATACAATCCACAAGTTAATGCAGAAACAGTATCACTGAATACAGAATCTTGTGCTCCGGGATTATCTGCCAATTTTCCAGATGTGGATGGAAATTCCACCTACAGAAGTACCACAAATGTGACAGATACCTCCTTAGAGTCTCAAGATTCTGGTTTGGAAAGTGTGTCTAACAAGCCAGTTGATGTGTTAGAGATCATTGAAGAAATAAATGTACCAACTGCAGTGTTGCCTATACATAACACGGATCAGGCCTCCGAGATGAAGGTCCCCGATGAGGAGGGGAGTCACATTCAATCTGAAGCCTCCGAGTTGGTGATGAACAATCCATGA